The stretch of DNA GCCAGCATTGAATATAAATTTAACAAAAAAGATAAACCAGGGTTATTGGAGGACATAGAAGGAAAAGTGGATTTTCGTGAATTAAGATTAATTGATATTGTGCATACAAATGATGTGCTTGCCTCTAAAATCCTTCCTACTCAAGGAACTCCTGGCAAAAAAGTTACAGGTGAACAAATACCTGTTAAAAAAGGAGAGGATATTAATATCCCGGTTGGTGAAAATACCTGCCTTTCCCATGACAAATTAACACTTTTTTCATCAGCGGATGGTTATGTATTCTGGGAAGATAGTAGAATTGGTGTCAAGACAACTTATGAAATCCTATCTGATGTTGATATGAATGTCGGAAATATCAATTTTATAGGTCCGGTTAAGGTCAAAGGAGATGTAAAAGAAGGTTTTTTTGTTAAGGCTAAAGGAGATGTTGAAATTGGCGGCGTGGTAGAAAACGCAACCGTAATCTCTGAAGGAAATATTACGGTTATGCAAGGAATCATTGGCAGTAAATCTAAAATCGTGTGCGATGGTGATTTAAAATGCAAATTTATCCAGAATGCTAATATTGAGGTTAAAGGTAATATCATTGTTCATGATGCTATTTTACATAGCGATGTCCATGCGGGAAAAGGTGTTTTTGTCTTAGGTGGAAAAAAAGGGGCGATTATTGGTGGGAGAATCTCGGCTAAAGAAGAAGTAAATGCTAAAAATATTGGCTCTATCTCCGAGGTTACTACTGAAATCGAAGTCGGTGTTGACCCTCAAATTAGACAAGAAATAGATGCATTAGAAGAAAGTTTAACTACGGAAAAAACTCAATTACACCAGGAAAGGTTAAATTACAAAACATTACTTGCTCAAAATAAAACAGAGTTAGCCGAACAATCATTATCTAAACAAAAGGAATTAGAAGAGGTTATTAAAATGATGCATCATCACTTATATGAATTCAAAAAACATGTCCGTGCTAACTATAAAGGTAAGGTATCTGCCTTTGATACACTTTGGCCAGGTGTAAAACTTACTATTGGCAATGCTACAGTTCCACTAAAAATTGATTATCGGTATGTCACCTTTTATAATAGCGTCGGCCATATTGAACAGACTGGATATGAAAAACCAAAAATTAAAGTAGAAACACCTACGATTACTTATTGGGAAAGAGAAATTGATAAGGTAAAATGAAGGTTGGGATAAAGTGGCTCACACAGAAGACCTTCGGATAAAAATATCCCAGAACGCAGAAGATAGAAAGTATGGGTAAATTACAAAAAAGTCTTCACACATATAAAAGGGTACTGAGATGGAAAAATCATCATCTGAAACAAGACGATATGTTATTTTAAAAGAGATTTATAAAAAAAGGGTTGTCTCTAACGATGATTTAATGGATAAATTTGGAGTTTCGTTAGTAACAATTAGAAAGGATTTAGATGAACTTAAATCACTGGGATTGGTAAATAGGACATTTGGTGGGGCAGTCCCTATCATGGCAAAGGTAAATGAAGATAATTTGGAAGGTTCTATTGAAGACCGCTCGGAGATAATTGCCATTAGTAAATATATTGTCGATAAAAAAGTTATAAAAGATGGTGATATTCTATTTATGGATGGTGGAATAATTATTAATATGCTGGCAAAAAGATTATCTGATAAAAAACCAGGACACATCACTGTCATTACAAATGCCGTCAATGTCGCCAATGAACTTGCCTCTAAATCAAATGTTATTCTCACCGGCGGTGACCTGAAAGACACCCAGGGAGTTCTCTCAGGAAATTTATCTACCCAAACAATTGACCAATATTCAGTTGATGTAGCATTTATAGATGTTGATGGCATATCGTTTAATAGCGGATTATGGGCTAAAGATGAAGTTGAGGCTCAGGTTAAAAAGCGAATGATTAAAGGAGCAAAGCAGGTAATAATTATGATCAAACATTCAAAATTAGGTCACGAGGTAGGTCAAGTGTTTGCAGAATTTTATCTTGAAGAAGGAAATAATCTGAAACTTATGCTCCCGGATTTAAAAGATGAAAAAACAGTGAGATTAGATTTTGTTGATCTACCATCTGATTATAAATCATTAGAAAATGACCCTGTTCAAAAGTGGCTTGAAAAGAATTTAAAGGAAAAAGGTATAACCGAACCAATCTGGGTCAAAGAAAAAGCAGGTGGTAGGTTTGAAATTATTGATGGTAAAAGAAGGTATTTGGCGGCTAAATCACTTGCAGATGAAGGCTCAAGCACCTTTTCTTCCATCCCCATAAAATTTGAAAAAGAATCTTGTGTCAAGCGTGATTTCCAGATTATCACCTCGTCAAAATACCTCAAGCAAGATGTGGCAAAGAAACACTTTTTAGCAGAAAAGAGAAAATTCGAAGAGATAGCCCCAAATACCTTCATTGATATTGCCGATTGAGTAACTGTTCACCGCAGAGACACAGAGAAAAAATTAAAAACTATTTGTAACTATTCACCACGAAGAGCACGAAGGGCAGGGAGATGTTACAGAACAAATCTCTTCATGCCTTCTTTCAATCTTTCCACATTGAAATTTATAGCACTTATTAATCGAAACTTAACATAGAACAGATAGAAATTTGACTATCAATTGAATGAATGTAGAATATCGAATAATGAATTTAGAATAATGAAGTTTTAGTATTACTTCTACATTCTACATTCAATATTCAATATTTTTCATTTTATGGAAACTTTTGATTAATAACTACTATATCCCTGAAAGATCAGCTGGTAGGCTGGAGGGCAATGCCTCCAACCCCCAATCATCGCCAAATTTGTTAGACAACATAACAAATTCTTTTAAACCATACGTCTTTCTCGTAGTTAGCGACCCCGTATAGTTGCTCTATGGTAGAGAGAAGTTACTATTTATACACAAGCCCTCTTAAACTTTTCCTCCTGGATAGTCTCCGAATTGTCCATTTATCAACCGTGTTTCCCCAGTTTACCCCTTCTGATACGGCAGAGGTTACCGCTTTTGTTCAGATTATCAGTGGTTATACCTGCTGAGCGTATTAAATGGACATCTTTGGCTATCTCCTATACGGTTATGTCCCTTCATCCTGATTTTCTCAAGATTACTATGAACAATGCTGACGACTCTAAAAATGGGTAACCGTTCAGGCTATATATCAAAAGTGTAAGAAAGAGGATAAGGGCGATATGGAGATAAGATAATAGAAATAGATTGAAATTTATAGAAATAGGTAGAAATTGATTGTGGGAAACAACAAATTTCCATAAATTTCTATTAGTTTCTACTAATTTCAATTTTTTTAATAATATCTCCCTATCTCCTTAATCTCCACATCTCCTTTTGTTACCCCACCTGAACGCTTACAAAAATGGACATTTGAGAGCTAAACATCCATCACTACCTCATAAAGATTGGATTTCGGATTTCCCTTATACTAATCCCTTAGTCTTAATTAAAAGACAAGATGTGAGTCCTCCTTTGGTCATATGGATTACCCATTTTCCTTCCGTGATGTATGTTTAAACGCATTACCCAGAGATGCTTTAACCTAACCTATTTATTCATCTCCGACAAGGACATTGCCAGTGCTTCGCTGAGAAAGGGCAGTTGGCACGAGTTAATACGCCATAATCATACACCCCAATAGGTCATCTGTAATTCGTCACTCCATCATATCACCTCACGATGATACCCTGTCTTTCTGTAGATACGGATTGCTCCTTTATCTACATAATTACAAACTTCTATACAAGGATTAGGCTTGCATAGGTGGTTTTCCCAACCACTCTGGTATCCCATACTTCAAAGCACACCAAATCTCAAAACGCAAAA from bacterium encodes:
- a CDS encoding FapA family protein, with translation MTHQVTSTKPEALTIKITEDGLKAFMTINSNNCHQLSLDLNSILQRLNKQGIKFGIKDLVIKTILQDKIYNRSILVAEGIPPQAGKDASIEYKFNKKDKPGLLEDIEGKVDFRELRLIDIVHTNDVLASKILPTQGTPGKKVTGEQIPVKKGEDINIPVGENTCLSHDKLTLFSSADGYVFWEDSRIGVKTTYEILSDVDMNVGNINFIGPVKVKGDVKEGFFVKAKGDVEIGGVVENATVISEGNITVMQGIIGSKSKIVCDGDLKCKFIQNANIEVKGNIIVHDAILHSDVHAGKGVFVLGGKKGAIIGGRISAKEEVNAKNIGSISEVTTEIEVGVDPQIRQEIDALEESLTTEKTQLHQERLNYKTLLAQNKTELAEQSLSKQKELEEVIKMMHHHLYEFKKHVRANYKGKVSAFDTLWPGVKLTIGNATVPLKIDYRYVTFYNSVGHIEQTGYEKPKIKVETPTITYWEREIDKVK
- a CDS encoding DeoR family transcriptional regulator — translated: MEKSSSETRRYVILKEIYKKRVVSNDDLMDKFGVSLVTIRKDLDELKSLGLVNRTFGGAVPIMAKVNEDNLEGSIEDRSEIIAISKYIVDKKVIKDGDILFMDGGIIINMLAKRLSDKKPGHITVITNAVNVANELASKSNVILTGGDLKDTQGVLSGNLSTQTIDQYSVDVAFIDVDGISFNSGLWAKDEVEAQVKKRMIKGAKQVIIMIKHSKLGHEVGQVFAEFYLEEGNNLKLMLPDLKDEKTVRLDFVDLPSDYKSLENDPVQKWLEKNLKEKGITEPIWVKEKAGGRFEIIDGKRRYLAAKSLADEGSSTFSSIPIKFEKESCVKRDFQIITSSKYLKQDVAKKHFLAEKRKFEEIAPNTFIDIAD